One region of Paenibacillus polymyxa M1 genomic DNA includes:
- a CDS encoding SIS domain-containing protein, which produces MEIKKIIEEILANKQEAGGIKQVYYVACGGSYGAFYPAKTFLEKEAKEVKVGLYTSNEFVHNTPRAFGENSVLVVASHKGNTPETVKAAELGKTAGVPVIALTWVEDSPITEQADYVVKYTFGDGKDIAREKTMKALMTAVEVLNQTEGYEHYEKFLDGVGKIDRIVKNACKHVEKRALAFAKNHKDDSVIYTMASGAGYGAAYMQSICIFMEMQWINSSSIHSGEYFHGPFEITDAEIPFVIQVSEGSTRPLDERALKFLNRYTKRVEVLDAKDLGLSTIDSSVVDYFNHSLFNNVYPVYNQALAIERAHPLTTRRYMWKVEY; this is translated from the coding sequence ATGGAAATCAAAAAAATTATTGAAGAAATTTTAGCAAATAAACAAGAGGCTGGCGGTATAAAGCAGGTATATTATGTAGCTTGCGGTGGTTCTTATGGTGCTTTTTATCCTGCAAAAACATTTCTTGAAAAAGAAGCAAAGGAAGTTAAGGTAGGTCTCTATACCAGTAATGAGTTTGTGCATAACACACCTAGAGCATTTGGAGAAAATTCAGTACTGGTAGTGGCATCACATAAAGGTAATACACCAGAGACTGTGAAGGCCGCAGAATTAGGTAAAACAGCAGGAGTTCCAGTTATTGCATTAACATGGGTTGAAGATTCTCCTATTACAGAACAAGCAGACTATGTGGTGAAGTACACATTTGGGGATGGCAAAGATATTGCCCGCGAGAAAACCATGAAAGCACTAATGACGGCGGTAGAGGTATTAAATCAGACTGAGGGATATGAGCATTATGAAAAATTCCTGGACGGAGTAGGAAAAATAGATCGAATTGTTAAAAATGCATGCAAACACGTGGAAAAGCGTGCGCTGGCTTTTGCGAAAAATCATAAAGATGATTCCGTAATCTACACCATGGCAAGCGGAGCTGGCTACGGGGCTGCCTATATGCAAAGCATCTGCATTTTTATGGAGATGCAATGGATTAACTCTTCCAGCATACATTCAGGTGAATATTTCCATGGACCATTTGAGATTACTGATGCTGAAATACCATTTGTCATTCAGGTCTCTGAAGGAAGTACCCGACCTTTAGATGAAAGAGCGTTAAAGTTCCTTAACCGTTATACCAAGAGAGTAGAGGTTTTAGACGCAAAGGATTTGGGACTGTCTACCATTGACAGCTCTGTGGTTGATTACTTCAATCATTCTCTATTTAATAATGTTTACCCCGTTTATAACCAAGCTTTGGCCATTGAAAGAGCGCATCCGCTTACAACTCGTAGATATATGTGGAAGGTTGAATATTAA
- a CDS encoding spore coat protein CotJB codes for MENPNQGQSPNQFQQQVQYESGQQPPNQSQNPFSNSYPSQSPYPSQNQYQNQAQGYSQAIPPAQGYTSQTKPVDAQFYALLEKLQAVDFVLVELNLYLDTHPDDLQAIEQFNKLTQERTAIANEYQLLYGPLQNFGRAYSKYPWEWSQAPWPWQV; via the coding sequence ATGGAGAATCCAAATCAGGGTCAGTCCCCAAATCAATTTCAGCAGCAAGTTCAGTATGAGAGTGGTCAACAACCGCCGAATCAGTCTCAAAACCCTTTTTCAAATTCGTATCCATCTCAGAGTCCATATCCATCTCAGAACCAGTACCAAAACCAAGCCCAGGGTTATAGTCAAGCTATCCCCCCGGCTCAGGGCTATACATCTCAAACCAAGCCAGTTGATGCCCAGTTTTATGCGCTATTGGAGAAGCTCCAAGCGGTGGATTTTGTCTTGGTAGAGCTGAATTTGTATTTGGATACACACCCGGATGATTTGCAGGCCATCGAACAGTTCAACAAGCTAACACAGGAAAGAACGGCGATTGCCAACGAGTACCAGCTCCTATATGGGCCTTTGCAAAATTTTGGTCGCGCTTATTCCAAGTATCCTTGGGAGTGGAGTCAAGCGCCTTGGCCGTGGCAGGTATAA
- a CDS encoding manganese catalase family protein, translated as MWVYEKKLQYPVRVSKCDPHMAKLLMEQYGGADGELAAALRYLNQRYTIPDKVIGVLNDIGTEEFAHLEMIATMIYKLTKDASVEQLKAAGLGEHYAAHDRALFYENAAGVPFTATYIQAKGDPIADLYEDIAAEEKARATYQWLIDLTDDVDLQDSLKFLREREVIHSLRFRESVEILKGERDRKKVF; from the coding sequence ATGTGGGTATATGAGAAAAAGCTGCAATATCCTGTACGTGTCAGCAAATGCGACCCTCACATGGCCAAGTTGCTTATGGAGCAGTACGGGGGAGCGGATGGAGAGCTCGCAGCAGCTTTGCGTTACCTGAATCAGCGGTATACCATTCCGGATAAAGTGATTGGTGTACTGAATGACATCGGGACGGAAGAATTTGCCCACCTCGAGATGATTGCAACGATGATTTACAAGCTGACGAAGGATGCGAGTGTGGAGCAATTAAAAGCGGCTGGTCTGGGCGAACATTATGCGGCACATGATCGTGCGTTATTTTATGAAAATGCGGCGGGGGTTCCTTTTACCGCGACCTATATTCAAGCCAAAGGCGATCCCATTGCGGATTTATATGAGGATATTGCGGCAGAGGAAAAGGCGCGAGCTACATACCAGTGGCTGATTGATTTGACAGATGATGTGGATTTGCAGGATAGTTTAAAGTTTCTGCGTGAACGTGAGGTGATTCATTCGCTGCGTTTCCGTGAGTCAGTCGAAATTTTGAAAGGGGAAAGAGACCGGAAGAAAGTATTTTAA
- a CDS encoding anaerobic C4-dicarboxylate transporter family protein yields the protein MFWFELLIIFLLIFFGARVGDVFMGLLGGVGVAIFVFIFHVQPAAPPIDVMLIILAVVLAASALQSSGGLNLLVQIAEKMLSKSPKNITIIAPIISWLFTFLSGTGHVVYSLLPIINKLAIDNDIRPERPISNSIIASQQAVTCSPVSAATAAMIGFMSPLGVSLGTILAISIPATLLGVITSAVCTLRKGKELSEDSEYLHRLAEGLIEKSEKKAEKKETSKGAKAAVVLFLMGVLAIVIMGMFTQLRPSWVLNGEVTSLSMPHTIEMIMLVCATMIIIVCRPAIETILNGPIFRAGALAMVCAFGLAWMSSTFITGQSAFIQDHVATIVNSHPWMLAVIMFIVAALTTSQGVTTLIMIPIAIALDLPTYIIIGAWMAVNANFFLPVSAQCLAAISFDTAGTTKIGKYVLNHSFMIPGMINIILSVILATLLGSVLI from the coding sequence ATGTTTTGGTTTGAGCTATTGATCATCTTTTTACTCATTTTCTTCGGCGCTAGAGTTGGCGATGTTTTTATGGGCTTGCTCGGTGGAGTGGGCGTAGCGATTTTTGTATTTATCTTTCATGTCCAACCAGCGGCTCCTCCCATTGATGTGATGCTGATCATTTTAGCGGTTGTATTGGCTGCCTCTGCGCTGCAGTCTTCAGGCGGACTTAACTTACTCGTCCAGATTGCAGAGAAAATGCTTAGTAAGTCACCTAAGAATATTACAATAATAGCTCCAATCATATCCTGGTTATTTACCTTCTTATCAGGAACCGGGCATGTCGTATATAGTTTATTGCCTATTATCAATAAGCTTGCCATTGATAATGATATCAGGCCGGAAAGACCCATTTCAAATAGTATCATTGCTTCCCAGCAGGCAGTAACTTGCTCACCGGTTTCAGCAGCTACTGCTGCTATGATTGGATTTATGTCACCCCTTGGAGTAAGTTTGGGAACTATCTTGGCCATTTCCATACCTGCTACACTCTTAGGTGTCATTACAAGTGCGGTGTGCACGTTGCGTAAAGGGAAAGAATTATCTGAAGATTCGGAATATTTGCATAGATTGGCAGAAGGCTTAATTGAAAAATCAGAAAAGAAGGCTGAGAAAAAAGAAACTTCAAAAGGAGCGAAAGCCGCAGTTGTTCTCTTTTTGATGGGGGTTTTAGCCATTGTTATTATGGGCATGTTTACTCAGCTGCGTCCATCCTGGGTGCTGAATGGCGAGGTTACTAGTCTATCAATGCCGCATACCATTGAAATGATTATGCTAGTCTGCGCTACTATGATTATTATCGTATGCCGTCCGGCGATTGAAACGATTCTTAACGGACCCATATTTAGGGCAGGGGCGCTGGCTATGGTCTGTGCCTTTGGGTTAGCCTGGATGAGCAGTACCTTTATTACCGGACAAAGCGCTTTTATTCAAGATCATGTTGCTACGATTGTAAATAGCCATCCGTGGATGCTTGCCGTTATCATGTTTATCGTTGCTGCTTTAACTACAAGTCAAGGTGTCACGACGTTAATTATGATACCTATTGCCATTGCACTTGATTTGCCTACCTACATCATAATTGGAGCCTGGATGGCTGTAAATGCAAACTTCTTTTTACCAGTATCTGCTCAGTGTCTTGCTGCCATATCTTTTGATACAGCGGGTACGACTAAAATTGGTAAATATGTATTGAACCACAGTTTTATGATACCTGGAATGATTAATATTATTTTATCTGTAATATTAGCTACTTTACTTGGAAGCGTTTTAATATAG
- a CDS encoding fructoselysine 6-kinase encodes MNINLLATFRGDILMEQYKVIGIGDNVVDKYVHQGMMYPGGNALNFCAYARMCGMEASYLGKFGNDHIAQYIQKVIDDLGIERNHCRIFEGENGYARVTLEDGDRVFLGSNKGGIAKEKAWDFTENDLNYIKNFSVIHTSLNSYIEQNLATLKKTNVPISYDFSVRWNDEYLKQICRYADISFLSCSHLTESERKREMLKAQKFGSKIVIGTVGENGSVALYKDQWMHQPAVLTDTVDTMGAGDSYITAFIVEMIRSSNAGKIFYGEDEDMLRSIKASMEKGAVFAAKICQINGAFGYGTPIRCLDSEE; translated from the coding sequence TTGAATATTAATCTTTTAGCAACCTTTAGAGGGGATATTCTTATGGAACAATATAAGGTTATTGGCATTGGTGACAATGTAGTAGATAAATATGTCCACCAGGGTATGATGTACCCTGGTGGAAATGCCTTGAACTTTTGTGCGTATGCCAGAATGTGTGGTATGGAGGCATCTTATTTAGGTAAGTTTGGTAATGATCATATAGCTCAGTATATTCAAAAGGTTATAGACGATTTAGGGATAGAACGTAACCATTGCCGGATTTTTGAAGGGGAAAATGGGTATGCGCGGGTTACATTGGAAGACGGTGATCGTGTATTTCTGGGCTCCAATAAAGGCGGTATTGCAAAGGAAAAGGCATGGGATTTTACGGAAAATGACTTGAACTACATTAAAAATTTCTCCGTAATTCATACCAGTTTAAATAGCTATATAGAGCAGAATCTCGCAACATTAAAAAAAACGAATGTGCCTATCTCCTATGATTTCTCGGTACGCTGGAATGATGAATATTTAAAACAAATATGCCGATATGCGGACATTTCATTCCTTTCATGCAGTCATTTAACGGAAAGTGAAAGAAAAAGAGAAATGCTAAAAGCACAGAAATTCGGTTCTAAAATAGTGATTGGAACTGTGGGAGAAAATGGATCAGTTGCTCTCTATAAAGATCAATGGATGCACCAGCCGGCGGTATTGACGGATACCGTGGATACGATGGGAGCGGGTGACTCTTATATAACCGCTTTTATTGTAGAGATGATTAGAAGTTCTAATGCCGGAAAGATTTTCTACGGTGAAGATGAGGATATGCTTCGGAGTATCAAAGCAAGCATGGAAAAAGGAGCGGTTTTTGCGGCTAAAATATGCCAGATAAACGGAGCTTTTGGCTACGGCACACCCATTCGTTGTTTGGACTCGGAAGAATAA
- a CDS encoding sugar phosphate isomerase/epimerase family protein, whose product MIQISQIAAANYHYKRYSLEYFLDSVAKLGFHNIELWASGPHLHLDYFTYQDIKKLNKKVKERGLKTICLTPEQYVYPVSISHPDSEYRKRSVDFFCRHIEAASLLECDKVLVTTGIAYLDVDETEMWKWCRESLGEICKTAEKEGIYLPMEAFTSFTTQVFNRVEHISKMIKEVGSPYLKGLADTDVMETTGKDTIHDFIRELENNLMHVHFVDGNPGGHLVPGEGKLAMVEVLKELNSIDYKGYLGLELLDKRYVMNPEKALKDSLTWFEKHLE is encoded by the coding sequence ATGATACAGATCTCACAAATTGCGGCTGCAAACTATCATTATAAGAGATATTCTTTGGAGTATTTTTTAGATTCTGTTGCAAAGCTTGGATTCCATAATATTGAATTGTGGGCTTCAGGTCCACATCTCCATTTAGACTATTTTACGTATCAGGATATAAAAAAATTAAATAAAAAAGTAAAAGAAAGAGGGTTAAAGACGATCTGCCTTACCCCTGAGCAGTATGTCTACCCGGTAAGCATCAGCCATCCTGATTCGGAGTATAGAAAGAGAAGTGTAGATTTTTTTTGCCGGCATATCGAAGCTGCATCTTTGCTGGAATGTGACAAAGTGTTGGTGACCACAGGCATCGCATACTTGGATGTTGATGAGACAGAAATGTGGAAATGGTGCAGAGAATCTTTAGGCGAAATATGTAAAACAGCAGAAAAAGAGGGGATTTACCTTCCTATGGAGGCTTTTACCTCTTTTACTACACAGGTGTTTAATAGAGTCGAGCACATTTCCAAGATGATAAAAGAAGTTGGGAGTCCTTATTTAAAAGGTTTAGCGGATACAGATGTGATGGAAACTACAGGAAAGGATACCATTCATGATTTTATAAGGGAACTGGAAAATAATTTAATGCATGTACATTTTGTGGATGGTAATCCTGGAGGACATCTGGTGCCCGGAGAAGGAAAATTAGCAATGGTGGAAGTGTTAAAGGAACTTAACAGTATAGATTATAAGGGATATCTAGGTCTGGAATTATTGGATAAAAGGTATGTTATGAATCCGGAAAAAGCCCTGAAGGATTCGCTCACGTGGTTCGAAAAACACTTGGAATGA
- a CDS encoding GntR family transcriptional regulator: MIDHSESSPLYRQLQEKILDSIHNGTLKPGDKLPTELELSETNNVSRVTVRAALDSLTSEGYLVRIPGKGTFITKDKIKKNVVETIGFSDTCKLQNKVPGAKVIKCVIEDATASDQEHLGLMPGDKVINIERIRYADNVPVSVEYSRFPSSFSFLLQEDLNNISLYDILKNKHKITFGISRKYIVMEFASFDVATYLNIEEGYPLLCIKSTVCNPDGQKIHRSKQLILGDRFELIV; encoded by the coding sequence ATGATTGATCATTCAGAATCTTCACCGTTATATAGACAGCTGCAAGAAAAAATTTTAGATTCCATCCACAACGGTACCCTAAAACCAGGAGACAAACTCCCTACAGAATTAGAATTAAGTGAAACCAATAATGTGAGTCGTGTAACTGTCCGTGCGGCACTTGATTCACTTACCTCTGAAGGTTACTTGGTACGGATTCCGGGAAAAGGAACATTTATTACAAAAGATAAAATCAAAAAAAATGTCGTAGAGACCATTGGATTTAGCGATACTTGTAAATTACAAAATAAAGTGCCTGGTGCAAAAGTAATAAAATGCGTGATTGAAGATGCTACAGCATCAGATCAGGAACATTTAGGTTTAATGCCAGGGGATAAAGTAATCAATATAGAAAGAATCAGGTATGCTGACAATGTGCCGGTATCTGTAGAGTATTCACGTTTCCCTTCTTCTTTTTCTTTTTTGTTACAAGAGGATTTAAATAATATATCTCTTTATGATATTTTAAAAAATAAACACAAGATTACATTTGGAATATCAAGAAAATATATAGTTATGGAATTTGCCTCTTTTGATGTAGCCACCTATTTAAATATTGAGGAAGGCTATCCTCTGCTGTGTATTAAAAGTACCGTTTGTAATCCAGACGGCCAAAAAATCCATCGTTCCAAGCAGTTGATATTAGGGGATAGGTTCGAGTTGATTGTTTAA
- a CDS encoding spore coat associated protein CotJA: MKFPQQGQYAPFVGPFDPCPPILCKTYVLPPNLFIQFQPPGLPQFSPEEALTKGTLWPLLFSPYEPRRNQGGGE; this comes from the coding sequence GTGAAATTTCCACAGCAAGGTCAGTATGCCCCGTTTGTCGGCCCGTTCGATCCGTGTCCGCCCATTCTATGCAAGACTTATGTGCTTCCGCCAAACTTGTTTATACAATTTCAGCCCCCTGGTCTGCCGCAATTCAGTCCAGAAGAGGCGCTGACGAAAGGAACGCTATGGCCATTGCTTTTCAGTCCTTATGAGCCTAGGAGAAACCAGGGGGGAGGCGAATAA
- a CDS encoding glycosyltransferase family 2 protein, producing the protein MVTVSLCMIVKNEEETLHTCLESVHDLVDEIIIVDTGSTDRTQEVAAAFNARIYNFEWCDDFSAARNYAFDQATQEYQFWLDADDILEEKDRLSFLTWKKQATLSYDSITMDYVLSVDEQGQPLYKLKRNRIVRRDRRFRWTGFVHEFLNVTGSIFHSNMAVTHNKTRAYTDRNLHIYLKHREQGTVFSERDHYYFANELYDNGRTLEAIQQYEHYLGLNQGWIEDRIAACFKLADCYNRQGQKQEQRMALLRTLTLDVPRAQFCCVFGNLFIEDEQYAQAIYWFRQATLIEPPQDVMALTNSSYYTWFPHLQLCLCYDRIGDIEKARSHHCIAQLHHPTHPSVLYNEQYFAQLEQQK; encoded by the coding sequence ATGGTAACTGTCAGCTTATGTATGATTGTCAAAAACGAAGAAGAAACCCTTCATACCTGTCTGGAATCAGTCCATGACCTGGTGGATGAAATCATTATCGTTGATACTGGATCTACCGATAGAACCCAAGAGGTCGCTGCAGCATTCAACGCTCGGATATACAACTTTGAGTGGTGCGATGATTTCTCCGCTGCTCGCAATTATGCGTTTGATCAGGCCACGCAAGAATATCAATTTTGGCTGGATGCCGATGACATACTGGAAGAAAAAGATCGACTATCCTTTCTCACCTGGAAAAAACAAGCCACCCTCTCTTATGACAGCATTACAATGGATTATGTGCTTTCCGTAGATGAACAAGGACAGCCGTTGTATAAGCTCAAAAGAAACCGAATTGTACGGCGTGATCGCAGATTCAGATGGACCGGATTTGTTCACGAGTTCCTGAATGTAACAGGCAGCATCTTTCACAGTAATATGGCGGTGACTCATAACAAGACACGCGCTTATACTGACCGTAATTTGCACATATATCTCAAACATCGGGAGCAGGGTACCGTATTTTCTGAACGAGATCACTACTACTTCGCCAATGAATTATATGATAACGGGCGCACGCTAGAAGCCATTCAGCAGTACGAACATTATCTAGGGCTAAATCAAGGATGGATAGAAGATCGGATTGCTGCTTGCTTTAAGCTTGCGGATTGCTACAATCGTCAAGGACAAAAACAGGAGCAACGTATGGCTTTGCTCCGCACACTTACCCTCGATGTACCACGCGCTCAGTTCTGCTGTGTTTTCGGCAATTTGTTCATTGAAGATGAACAATATGCTCAAGCCATTTATTGGTTTCGTCAAGCGACGCTGATCGAGCCCCCGCAAGATGTGATGGCCTTAACCAATTCGTCGTACTATACCTGGTTTCCACACTTGCAATTATGCCTGTGTTATGACCGAATCGGTGACATCGAAAAGGCAAGATCGCATCATTGCATAGCCCAGTTGCACCATCCTACTCATCCAAGTGTTTTATATAATGAACAGTATTTTGCACAACTAGAGCAGCAGAAATAA
- a CDS encoding hemolysin family protein, producing MDGHTEFHWGLLGVNLFLVLLLVFLNGVFVAAEFSLVKMRQSRLTQLQSEGHRLAGYALKVNQKLDAYLSATQLGITLASLGLGWIGEPAISGYLIEPLMHKLGVTDGTLITTVSVVVGFCVITFLHIVLGELAPKSLAIQKTEGVALFLSAPLLLFYKVFLPVIWVLNAAANMLLRAFGIQPASEAEAAHSEEEIRILMNQSAKSGVIDKDEIKLMDNIFDFSDLLAREIMLPRTDMDCLYTNLSFKENLKIISETKHSRYPVAVEDKDQIIGFVHITDLLLAEQGEQLDLASVVRPILNVPESMEVSHVLRLMQKKHSQMTLVVDEYGGTAGLLTAEEILEEIVGDLYDEFEDERPSVEMKEDFISVDGRMLIEDVNDLTGVNIEDDEVDSIGGWLFKELEGSPVKGKKIEFYNLTFEVEEATRLRIMRVKIHRKPDLVNEDNLSSDEES from the coding sequence TTGGATGGTCATACCGAGTTTCATTGGGGATTGCTAGGGGTGAATCTCTTCTTGGTACTGCTGCTTGTCTTTCTAAATGGTGTCTTTGTGGCCGCAGAGTTTTCGCTGGTCAAAATGCGCCAATCCCGATTGACGCAGCTCCAAAGTGAGGGGCATCGCCTGGCAGGCTATGCGCTAAAGGTGAACCAAAAGTTGGATGCTTATCTGTCTGCCACCCAATTGGGCATTACGCTGGCTTCATTGGGGCTAGGCTGGATTGGTGAGCCAGCAATATCCGGCTACCTGATAGAGCCACTCATGCACAAACTCGGTGTAACTGACGGTACACTGATTACAACGGTATCCGTTGTCGTCGGATTTTGCGTAATTACTTTTTTGCATATTGTATTGGGCGAACTGGCTCCCAAGTCTTTGGCGATTCAAAAGACCGAAGGAGTAGCGTTGTTTTTATCGGCGCCCTTGCTGCTTTTTTATAAGGTTTTTCTCCCTGTAATCTGGGTGTTGAATGCTGCCGCAAACATGCTGTTACGGGCATTCGGCATTCAGCCGGCCAGTGAAGCCGAAGCGGCACATTCGGAGGAAGAGATCCGTATATTGATGAATCAGAGCGCCAAAAGCGGTGTAATCGATAAGGATGAAATCAAACTGATGGATAATATCTTTGATTTTTCCGACTTGCTTGCTCGTGAAATCATGTTGCCGCGTACGGATATGGATTGCTTGTACACGAATTTGTCGTTTAAGGAAAATCTGAAGATTATCAGTGAAACCAAGCATTCCCGTTACCCGGTAGCGGTGGAGGATAAAGATCAGATTATCGGTTTTGTTCATATTACAGATCTTCTGTTAGCCGAGCAGGGCGAACAACTGGATCTGGCCTCAGTGGTGCGTCCAATTCTGAATGTGCCTGAGTCTATGGAAGTAAGTCATGTGCTGCGCCTTATGCAGAAAAAGCACTCCCAAATGACTCTCGTGGTGGATGAATACGGCGGAACCGCCGGTCTGCTGACAGCGGAGGAAATTCTGGAGGAAATCGTCGGGGATCTCTATGATGAGTTTGAAGATGAACGTCCAAGCGTGGAAATGAAGGAAGACTTCATCTCTGTGGACGGTCGTATGCTCATTGAGGATGTGAATGATTTGACTGGAGTGAACATTGAAGACGACGAGGTGGACTCCATCGGAGGCTGGCTGTTCAAGGAATTAGAAGGCAGTCCGGTGAAAGGGAAGAAAATAGAGTTTTATAATCTGACCTTTGAAGTGGAGGAAGCAACAAGGCTTCGCATCATGAGAGTGAAAATTCACCGCAAACCTGATCTGGTCAATGAAGATAATCTTTCTAGCGATGAGGAGTCCTGA
- the yfkAB gene encoding radical SAM/CxCxxxxC motif protein YfkAB translates to MTVLQNNTLPQISPTYDPWDPIVSLRTHGRHLLTSVEMTVTHLCNMRCEHCAVGDMLVMKEAPFLPLDLMLKRLDEVEHLETISITGGEPALLDKTVDDVIVPLLKYAKERGIRSQINSNLTLDIRRYEKMLPYLDVMHISFNYLNADDFYEVGFANTGRPTPRAGAVRLYEKMIENARRLSEMGMFISAESMINYRTHTKLEGIHQLINEMGCRRHEVHPMYASNFASALPVLSLDDMRNSIDKLLDVRNQDMWMLFGTLPFFACSEREEDRKLLRRLRQEPNITVRNDPDGRNRVNVNMFTGSVYVTDFADIPAFGNIQENSLDNIFGEWLNEHPLNQTVNCHCDAAACCGPNLLVADMYYKGVDFKSRKALQL, encoded by the coding sequence ATGACAGTTCTACAAAATAACACACTACCCCAAATATCGCCAACGTATGATCCGTGGGACCCGATTGTCTCACTGCGTACACATGGTCGTCATTTGCTTACAAGTGTGGAAATGACCGTAACACATTTATGTAATATGCGCTGTGAGCATTGCGCTGTCGGCGATATGTTGGTTATGAAGGAGGCCCCTTTCCTTCCTTTAGATTTGATGCTGAAGCGGCTGGATGAAGTTGAGCATCTGGAGACAATAAGTATTACAGGCGGAGAACCTGCATTGCTTGATAAAACAGTGGACGATGTGATCGTTCCGCTGTTGAAGTATGCTAAAGAGCGCGGTATTCGTTCGCAAATTAACTCCAACCTGACATTGGATATCAGAAGATATGAGAAGATGCTTCCGTATCTGGATGTCATGCATATATCGTTTAATTATTTAAATGCAGACGATTTTTATGAAGTGGGATTTGCAAATACCGGACGTCCGACTCCACGCGCGGGTGCTGTGCGCCTGTATGAAAAAATGATAGAGAATGCACGCAGATTGAGCGAAATGGGGATGTTCATTTCAGCTGAGTCCATGATTAATTATCGGACACATACGAAGCTAGAAGGCATTCATCAGTTGATCAACGAAATGGGATGTCGCCGACATGAGGTTCATCCGATGTACGCATCGAATTTTGCTTCTGCCTTGCCTGTACTGTCCCTTGACGATATGCGGAACTCTATTGATAAGCTGCTGGATGTGCGAAATCAGGACATGTGGATGTTATTTGGTACACTACCGTTCTTTGCTTGTTCTGAGCGGGAGGAAGACCGTAAATTGCTTCGTCGCTTGCGCCAAGAACCGAATATTACGGTGCGTAATGATCCAGACGGAAGAAACCGTGTAAATGTGAATATGTTCACGGGTAGCGTATATGTGACGGATTTTGCAGACATTCCAGCTTTCGGAAATATTCAGGAGAACAGTCTGGACAATATTTTCGGTGAATGGCTGAATGAGCATCCGCTGAATCAGACCGTGAACTGTCATTGCGATGCGGCTGCCTGTTGCGGGCCGAATCTACTCGTAGCGGATATGTATTACAAGGGTGTAGACTTTAAATCAAGAAAAGCATTGCAATTATAA